From Cheilinus undulatus linkage group 18, ASM1832078v1, whole genome shotgun sequence, the proteins below share one genomic window:
- the rtn1a gene encoding reticulon-1a isoform X4 translates to MCAIDLLYWRNVKQSGAVFSSVLLLLFSLTQFSVVSVGAYLALAALSATISFRIYKSVLQAVQKTDEGHPFKAYLEMEIALSQDQISKYADKILLYSNTCMKELRRLFLVQDLVDSLKFAVLMWLLTYVGALFNGLTLLILAVISMFTMPVVYEKHQAQIDQYVGLIRTQVNSVVGKIQAKIPGSKRKEE, encoded by the exons CGATTGACCTGCTCTACTGGAGGAATGTGAAGCAGTCAGGGGCCGTGTTCAGCAGCGTGCTACTGCTCCTCTTCTCCCTGACCCAGTTCAGCGTGGTCAGTGTTGGAGCCTACTTAGCCCTGGCAGCTCTCTCCGCCACCATCAGCTTCAGGATCTACAAGTCTGTATTACAGGCCGTGCAGAAGACCGATGAGGGGCATCCTTTCAA AGCCTACCTTGAGATGGAGATTGCTCTATCCCAAGACCAGATTAGTAAATATGCCGACAAAATCCTGCTGTATTCCAACACCTGTATGAAGGAGCTACGCAGGCTGTTCCTTGTACAAGACCTGGTTGACTCTCTGAAG TTTGCAGTTTTGATGTGGCTGCTGACCTATGTGGGCGCTCTCTTCAACGGCCTGACACTGCTCATCCTAG CTGTGATCTCCATGTTCACAATGCCTGTGGTTTATGAGAAACATCAG gcGCAGATTGATCAATATGTGGGGCTAATACGGACCCAAGTCAACTCTGTGGTGGGGAA GATCCAAGCGAAGATCCCCGGGTCCAAGAGGAAGGAGGAGTAA
- the rtn1a gene encoding reticulon-1a isoform X2, translating into MQATADVSKKESSWSSWKGQAIDLLYWRNVKQSGAVFSSVLLLLFSLTQFSVVSVGAYLALAALSATISFRIYKSVLQAVQKTDEGHPFKAYLEMEIALSQDQISKYADKILLYSNTCMKELRRLFLVQDLVDSLKFAVLMWLLTYVGALFNGLTLLILAVISMFTMPVVYEKHQAQIDQYVGLIRTQVNSVVGKIQAKIPGSKRKEE; encoded by the exons CGATTGACCTGCTCTACTGGAGGAATGTGAAGCAGTCAGGGGCCGTGTTCAGCAGCGTGCTACTGCTCCTCTTCTCCCTGACCCAGTTCAGCGTGGTCAGTGTTGGAGCCTACTTAGCCCTGGCAGCTCTCTCCGCCACCATCAGCTTCAGGATCTACAAGTCTGTATTACAGGCCGTGCAGAAGACCGATGAGGGGCATCCTTTCAA AGCCTACCTTGAGATGGAGATTGCTCTATCCCAAGACCAGATTAGTAAATATGCCGACAAAATCCTGCTGTATTCCAACACCTGTATGAAGGAGCTACGCAGGCTGTTCCTTGTACAAGACCTGGTTGACTCTCTGAAG TTTGCAGTTTTGATGTGGCTGCTGACCTATGTGGGCGCTCTCTTCAACGGCCTGACACTGCTCATCCTAG CTGTGATCTCCATGTTCACAATGCCTGTGGTTTATGAGAAACATCAG gcGCAGATTGATCAATATGTGGGGCTAATACGGACCCAAGTCAACTCTGTGGTGGGGAA GATCCAAGCGAAGATCCCCGGGTCCAAGAGGAAGGAGGAGTAA
- the rtn1a gene encoding reticulon-1a isoform X3: MGAAAIDLLYWRNVKQSGAVFSSVLLLLFSLTQFSVVSVGAYLALAALSATISFRIYKSVLQAVQKTDEGHPFKAYLEMEIALSQDQISKYADKILLYSNTCMKELRRLFLVQDLVDSLKFAVLMWLLTYVGALFNGLTLLILAVISMFTMPVVYEKHQAQIDQYVGLIRTQVNSVVGKIQAKIPGSKRKEE; this comes from the exons CGATTGACCTGCTCTACTGGAGGAATGTGAAGCAGTCAGGGGCCGTGTTCAGCAGCGTGCTACTGCTCCTCTTCTCCCTGACCCAGTTCAGCGTGGTCAGTGTTGGAGCCTACTTAGCCCTGGCAGCTCTCTCCGCCACCATCAGCTTCAGGATCTACAAGTCTGTATTACAGGCCGTGCAGAAGACCGATGAGGGGCATCCTTTCAA AGCCTACCTTGAGATGGAGATTGCTCTATCCCAAGACCAGATTAGTAAATATGCCGACAAAATCCTGCTGTATTCCAACACCTGTATGAAGGAGCTACGCAGGCTGTTCCTTGTACAAGACCTGGTTGACTCTCTGAAG TTTGCAGTTTTGATGTGGCTGCTGACCTATGTGGGCGCTCTCTTCAACGGCCTGACACTGCTCATCCTAG CTGTGATCTCCATGTTCACAATGCCTGTGGTTTATGAGAAACATCAG gcGCAGATTGATCAATATGTGGGGCTAATACGGACCCAAGTCAACTCTGTGGTGGGGAA GATCCAAGCGAAGATCCCCGGGTCCAAGAGGAAGGAGGAGTAA
- the tdrd9 gene encoding ATP-dependent RNA helicase TDRD9, with translation MKKVFTAEEISGWFTSGAKFTNIKLTEEVIEKKLDEPASKETSPVKVPDEGSLKDANLGETAKSTAPPPLASYEYPTLPITKNRQELVSLIENNSVVIIRGATGSGKTTQLPQYILDHYSEKNAPCNIVVTQPRKIGAMSIARWVATQRKCTLGSLVGYQVGLEKMATEHTRLIYMTTGVLLQKLVSAKCLTEYSHIFVDEVHERTEEMDFLLLVLRKLLHSNSRYVKIILMSATINCRQFAEYFGTPILGKMNPAYVFEVEGAPYGIEEFYLDDLHHMFPSRVETHPDDPHIPVEMYNLAISLIQSFDEMESKDPNRIEKVGGVTSSERGSVLVFLPGLYEISYMQEALAKLVHKRLQVYPLHSTVTLEEQNGVFLCPVPGYRKVILSTNIAESSVTVPDVKYVIDFCLARHMVCDQDTNYQSLRLTWASKTNCNQRRGRAGRVSKGYCYRLVTKEFWSNEIPEYMIPEMLLSPLATILLKVKLLDMGDPRSLLSTALSPPNLGDIVRTVLQLKEMGALSAKSDGNGQNEDGELTFLGHVLAHLPVDLYLGKLIVLGHVFGCLDECLIIAASHSLKSFFAIPSMQQLAGHRSKLAFAQGTPSDCISFVNAFKAWHSAKKKGQLRHPKDELDWGKENFIQIKRIREVAELYEDLKKRVAQFNMHVQENMQPLDFTSTHRQKFILQVVIAGAYYPNYFFQGELDEKLASREMSGFNPRTTVMVRNLPPYSFLYYKQLQSLFRLCGQVKTISFDSSRAYVEFYKTSQDSGVLPEVSLALFMAQQKAPLEMSVHPIDQIEMCAGNRSITHMKYSRVNVDLQSQTVSPVGVVSSTIKPDKLPPHRFFVINITKVLEVGNFWGFQADEASLEKQRRLTADINMHTLQPVTVSLYPNLLCLAPYAEPNEQCMYYRAKILHIRGNSVEVFFLDFGNTSVVAISSLREIPAEVLSHPFQAQEFQVIEMRPSAGSIILGNQWSSRARNRFITLVKGRSLLVSLYSILHDVMRVELLISTETSNTSVLDILVEEGHAVKTEESFDSKMSHEALTSLYKDMEAGTHVPNSASSSWEDRKKEEKELIDSLLDHFSKNRPPISRGKQVHLQGPNSPYKINFHSLSHKTYYKTVCIEKCSMNSLALNENPHYKHQRMLVAGSVSVNSTGTRILLRQTSIMPDIPGLPSLITMLFTPIMELRTDEERTRYTGALCGLGWNGQTQEAILPEHDIELAFDFKFDVEDITEINALRVAVNRLVCGGSSGTKHLGPDRVAQLQEDCRDRLIRLFTKSPPREAVTQMYYEKMGKWNQVDPALKMDNVEPGSAKTRGVLFQLHPVILLSS, from the exons CCCCGTTAAGGTTCCTGATGAAGGCAGCCTAAAGGATGCAAACCTTGGAGAGACTGCAAAGA GTACTGCTCCTCCTCCACTTGCAAGCTATGAGTACCCGACCTTGCCCATAACCAAAAACAGGCAGGAG CTGGTTTCTCTTATAGAAAACAACTCTGTAGTGATCATTCGAGGAGCCACAGGCAGTGGAAAGACCACCCAGCTGCCACAGTACATCTTGGACCATTACAGTGAGAAGAATGCCCCATGCAACATTGTGGTCACCCAGCCACGCAAAATCGGAGCGATGAGTATTGCACGCTGGGTTGCCACACAGCGAAAGTGTACCCTGGGTAGTCTGGTGGGATATCAG gTTGGATTGGAGAAGATGGCTACTGAGCACACTCGGCTGATCTATATGACCACAGGAGTACTTCTGCAAAAACTGGTTTCAGCAAAGTGCCTCACAGAGTACTCGCACATATTTGTAGATGAG GTTCATGAGCGGACTGAGGAGATGGACTTCCTCCTGCTGGTTTTGAGAAAACTTCTTCATTCCAACTCTCGTTATGTCAAA ATCATCCTCATGTCAGCCACAATTAACTGCAGACAGTTCGCTGAGTACTTTGGTACCCCCATTCTTGGCAAGATGAACCCGGCCTATGTGTTTGAAGTGGAGGGAGCACCCTATGGTATCGAGGAGTTTTATCTGGATGACCTCCACCATATGTTTCCAAGCAGG GTTGAGACACACCCAGATGACCCTCACATTCCAGTGGAGATGTACAACCTTGCCATCAGTCTCATTCAGAGCTTTGATGAGATGGAGAGCAAAGATCCGAA CAGAATAGAGAAAGTTGGTGGCGTGACTTCATCAGAACGTGGCAGTGTCCTTGTTTTCCTTCCTGGTTTGTATGAAATAAGCTACATGCAGGAGGCTTTGGCCAAGCTGGTCCACAAACG gttGCAGGTTTATCCTCTCCACTCCACTGTTACGCTGGAGGAGCAGAACGGTGTGTTTTTGTGCCCTGTTCCTGGGTACAGGAAG GTCATCCTTTCCACCAACATTGCTGAGAGTTCGGTGACTGTTCCAGACGTCAAATATG TTATTGACTTCTGCCTGGCCCGTCACATGGTCTGTGACCAAGACACTAACTACCAGTCTCTGCGTCTCACCTGGGCTTCAAAAACCAACTGCAACCAGCGTAGAG GCAGGGCAGGTCGAGTGTCCAAGGGCTACTGTTACCGTCTTGTCACTAAAGAGTTCTGGAGCAATGAAATCCCGGAGTACATGATCCCTGAGATGCTG CTCTCCCCGTTGGCCACTATCTTGTTGAAGGTGAAGCTACTGGATATGGGCGATCCCCGCTCCCTCCTCTCCACAGCGCTTTCTCCTCCAAACCTTGGTGACATAGTGAGAACAGTTCTTCAACTCAAAGAG atggGTGCACTTTCTGCAAAAAGTGATGGCAATGGTCAAAATGAGGATGGTGAGCTAACGTTCCTGGGCCATGTGCTTGCTCACCTGCCTGTTGACCTATACCTGGGGAAGCTGATTGTCCTGGGCCACGTGTTTGGATGTCTGGATGAATGCCTCATCATTG CTGCCTCACATTCTCTGAAGAGTTTCTTTGCTATTCCATCCATGCAGCAGCTTGCTGGCCACAG gagCAAGTTGgcttttgcccaaggcacaccgaGTGACTGCATATCTTTTGTCAATGCCTTCAAG GCTTGGCACTCTGCCAAAAAGAAAGGACAGCTGAGGCACCCCAAG GACGAGTTGGACTGGGGAAAGGAGAACTTCATTCAGATCAAGAGAATCAGAGAG GTTGCAGAGCTGTACGAAGACCTGAAGAAACGAGTAGCCCAGTTCAACATGCATGTGCAAGAGAACATGCAACCCCTGGATTTCACCAGTACACACAGACAGAAGTTCATTCTTCAG GTGGTCATTGCTGGTGCCTACTACCCCAACTACTTTTTCCAGGGGGAACTGGATGAAAAACTGGCCTCCAGAGAGATGAGTGGTTTCAACCCCAGAACAACAGTGATG GTGAGGAACCTCCCTCCTTACAGTTTCCTCTATTACAAGCAGCTGCAGTCTCTGTTCCGCCTGTGTGGACAGGTCAAAACCATTTCCTTTGACAGCTCCAG agcTTACGTGGAGTTCTACAAGACGTCCCAGGACTCAGGGGTGCTACCTGAGGTGTCCCTTGCCCTCTTCATGGCGCAGCAGAAAGCTCCTTTGGAGATGTCTGTCCACCCCATTGACCAGATAGAAATGTGTGCTGGGAACAGAAGCATAACGCACATGAAATATTCAAG GGTGAATGTTGACCTCCAGAGCCAGACTGTCTCCCCTGTGGGAGTTGTGAGCAGCACCATTAAGCCAGACAAGCTGCCCCCTCACCGCTTTTTTGTGATCAACATCACAAAG GTGCTGGAGGTGGGAAATTTCTGGGGCTTCCAGGCAGATGAAGCCAGCTTAGAAAAGCAGCGCAGACTGACTGCAGATATTAACATGCATACACTGCAACCAGTGACTGTGTCCCTCTACCCCAACCTGCTGTGTCTGGCTCCTTATGCTGAGCCCAATGAGCAGTGCATGTATTACCGCGCCAAAATACTGCACATTCGTGGAAACTCAGTTGAG GTCTTCTTCTTGGACTTTGGCAACACATCAGTTGTTGCCATCAGCAGCCTCAGAGAAATCCCTGCTGAAGTCCTGTCTCACCCATTCCAG GCTCAAGAGTTCCAAGTTATTGAAATGCGTCCTTCAGCCGGGTCCATCATCCTGGGGAACCAGTGGAGCAGCCGAGCCCGCAATCGTTTCATCACGCTGGTGAAGGGTCGCTCACTTCTTGTGTCCCTGTACTCCATTCTCCACGATGTCATGCGTGTGGAGCTGCTCATCAGCACGGAAACAAGCAACACCAGCGTGTTGGACATCTTGGTGGAAGAAGGACATGCTGTGAAGACTGAAGAAAGCTTTGATTCTAAG ATGAGCCATGAGGCACTGACGTCCCTGTACAAAGACATGGAGGCAGGTACGCATGTTCCGAACTCTGCTAGTAGCTCCTGGGAAGATCGcaagaaggaggagaaggagctCATTGACAGTCTGCTTGACCACTTCTCCAAGAACCGCCCGCCCATTTCAAGGGGAAAG CAGGTTCATCTTCAAGGACCTAACAGTCCCTATAAGATAAACTTTCATAGCTTGAGCCACAAAACCTACTACAA GACAGTCTGCATCGAGAAGTGCAGCATGAACTCCTTGGCCCTGAATGAAAACCCACACTACAAACATCAGAGGATGCTGGTGGCTGGGAGTGTATCAGTCAACTCTACAG GGACACGGATCTTACTGAGACAGACATCCATCATGCCAGACATCCCTGGACTGCCTTCACTCATCACCATGCTCTTCACACCTATTATGGAGTTACG CACTGATGAAGAGAGGACTCGCTACACTGGTGCACTATGTGGCTTGGGCTGGAACGGTCAAACACAGGAGGCCATCCTACCTGAGCATGACATCGAGCTCGCCTTTGACTTCAAGTTTGACGTTGAAGACATCACTGAG aTAAATGCCCTGCGAGTGGCTGTGAACCGCCTGGTATGTGGAGGGTCTTCTGGCACTAAACATCTGGGACCCGACAGGGTCGCCCAGCTGCAGGAGGACTGCAGAGACCGCCTGATCAG GCTTTTCACCAAGTCACCTCCAAGGGAAGCTGTCACCCAAATGTATTATGAGAAAATGGGGAAATGGAATCAG gtgGATCCTGCTCTGAAGATGGACAATGTTGAGCCTGGCAGTGCAAAGACAAGAGGTGTTCTTTTCCAGCTGCACCCTGTCATCCTTCTTAGCAGCTAA